In a genomic window of Streptomyces sp. SJL17-4:
- a CDS encoding DUF5336 domain-containing protein, whose protein sequence is MNIRSLTRGDAVLIGAAVVLFIASFLGVAGCDGPDAICDQYETPNSWEVSYLGWGAFFLGIAGAALVVLSRGPLQQRKVAGLELGQVGAAFTIAAAWNLLMWIFEANNAGAGLILGLIASLLLAGAAVAGSMVPALQAPLVGAPKPQTPQPYGMQPGQPGPQGVPGGYGYPGAQHPQYGGPQDPSQGAGQPFGAQAAAPQPQAAQQPEPQAQAPQGQPAAGFEPFWFAVPVARPLYAEDGSQAPIAELAPGTWYLAVEQRGATLVAQTQDGRRGVLQDTTGIQRG, encoded by the coding sequence GTGAATATCCGCTCCCTCACCCGAGGCGATGCAGTGCTGATCGGTGCAGCGGTGGTGCTGTTCATCGCCTCGTTCCTGGGCGTGGCCGGCTGCGACGGCCCCGACGCCATCTGCGACCAGTACGAGACGCCGAACTCTTGGGAGGTGTCCTACCTCGGCTGGGGCGCGTTCTTCCTCGGCATCGCGGGTGCCGCGCTGGTCGTCCTCTCCCGCGGTCCTCTGCAGCAGCGCAAGGTGGCCGGCCTGGAGCTCGGCCAGGTCGGTGCCGCGTTCACCATCGCCGCCGCGTGGAACCTGCTCATGTGGATCTTCGAGGCGAACAACGCCGGTGCGGGTCTCATCCTCGGCCTGATCGCCTCCCTGCTCCTCGCCGGTGCCGCCGTCGCCGGATCGATGGTCCCGGCCCTCCAGGCCCCGCTCGTCGGCGCGCCCAAGCCGCAGACCCCGCAGCCGTACGGCATGCAGCCGGGCCAGCCCGGCCCGCAGGGCGTCCCCGGCGGCTACGGCTACCCGGGCGCGCAGCACCCGCAGTACGGCGGTCCGCAGGACCCGTCGCAGGGTGCGGGCCAGCCGTTCGGCGCACAGGCCGCCGCCCCGCAGCCGCAGGCCGCGCAGCAGCCCGAGCCGCAGGCGCAGGCCCCGCAGGGGCAGCCGGCCGCGGGCTTCGAGCCGTTCTGGTTCGCGGTCCCGGTGGCCCGTCCGCTGTACGCGGAGGACGGCTCGCAGGCGCCGATCGCCGAACTGGCCCCGGGTACCTGGTACCTGGCGGTCGAGCAGCGCGGCGCCACCCTGGTGGCCCAGACGCAGGACGGCCGTCGTGGCGTCCTGCAGGACACCACGGGCATCCAGCGCGGCTGA
- a CDS encoding N-acetylmuramoyl-L-alanine amidase: protein MPYDHRNTTRRTRTRTRSLALALVATGCCAVLAGCGASQASQASQPDGKSTESPKAASPAPTPTPTPTPTPPSLAGRTVVLDPGHNPGNFRHSTEINQKVNIGTNRKECDTTGTSTNAGYTEASFTLDVTHRLRDLLTARGAEVVLTHDADRPWGPCIDERAKIGNAARADAVVSVHADGSAVGNRGFHVILPARVREGSADTAKIVGPSRELGERIADRFARATGTAPANYLGSGTGLDVRDDLGGLNLSTVPKVFVECGNMRDPKDAQLLSSTTWRQKAAQGIADGIATYLKG from the coding sequence GTGCCGTACGACCACCGGAACACCACCCGCCGCACCCGTACCCGTACCCGCAGCCTCGCGCTCGCCCTCGTCGCCACGGGCTGCTGCGCCGTACTCGCCGGCTGCGGGGCCTCGCAGGCCTCGCAGGCCTCGCAGCCGGACGGGAAGTCCACGGAGAGCCCGAAGGCCGCATCGCCCGCTCCCACCCCCACCCCCACTCCCACCCCCACGCCCCCCTCCCTCGCCGGGCGGACCGTCGTCCTCGACCCCGGCCACAACCCCGGCAATTTCCGCCATTCAACGGAAATCAACCAGAAGGTGAACATCGGGACGAACCGCAAGGAGTGCGACACCACGGGCACCTCCACGAACGCGGGATACACCGAGGCCTCCTTCACCCTCGACGTCACCCACCGGCTGCGGGACCTCCTCACGGCGCGCGGCGCCGAGGTGGTCCTGACGCATGACGCCGACCGCCCCTGGGGCCCGTGCATCGACGAGCGGGCGAAGATCGGCAACGCCGCCCGCGCCGACGCCGTCGTCTCCGTCCACGCGGACGGCTCCGCCGTCGGCAACCGCGGCTTCCATGTGATCCTGCCCGCACGCGTACGCGAGGGCTCCGCCGACACCGCGAAGATCGTCGGCCCCTCCCGCGAGCTCGGTGAGCGGATCGCCGACCGGTTCGCCCGCGCCACCGGAACGGCCCCCGCCAACTACCTCGGTTCCGGTACGGGGTTGGACGTCCGCGACGATCTCGGCGGACTCAATCTCTCAACCGTCCCCAAGGTCTTCGTCGAATGCGGCAATATGCGTGATCCGAAGGACGCACAGTTGCTCTCGTCGACGACGTGGCGACAGAAGGCGGCCCAGGGGATCGCCGACGGCATCGCCACCTACCTCAAGGGGTAG
- a CDS encoding class I SAM-dependent methyltransferase, with product MSEPAPEILAAFEAAKGFMPVGEGLALYAAATEAAKLGLPLLEVGTYCGRSTILLADVARQAGTVAVTVDHHRGSEEQQPGWEYHDETVVDPEVGLMDTLPTFRRTLRKAGLEEHVIAVVGRSPQVAKVWGGQLGFVFVDGGHTDEHATNDYEGWAPKVAPGGLLVIHDVFPNPEDGGQAPYRIYLRALESGDFEEVSVTDSLRVLRRRG from the coding sequence ATGTCCGAGCCCGCGCCCGAGATCCTCGCCGCCTTCGAGGCCGCCAAGGGCTTCATGCCCGTCGGTGAGGGGCTCGCCCTGTACGCGGCGGCCACCGAGGCCGCGAAGCTCGGGCTGCCGCTCCTGGAGGTCGGTACGTACTGCGGGCGGTCCACGATCCTCCTCGCCGACGTGGCACGGCAGGCGGGGACGGTCGCGGTGACCGTGGACCACCACCGGGGCAGCGAGGAGCAGCAGCCTGGGTGGGAGTACCACGACGAGACCGTGGTCGACCCGGAGGTCGGACTCATGGACACCCTGCCGACGTTCCGGCGGACGCTGCGCAAGGCGGGGCTCGAAGAGCACGTGATCGCTGTGGTCGGGCGGTCGCCGCAGGTCGCGAAGGTGTGGGGCGGGCAGCTCGGGTTCGTGTTCGTCGACGGCGGGCACACCGACGAGCACGCCACGAACGACTACGAGGGCTGGGCGCCGAAGGTCGCCCCCGGGGGCCTGCTGGTCATCCACGACGTCTTCCCGAACCCGGAGGACGGCGGCCAGGCGCCGTACCGGATCTACCTGCGCGCGCTGGAGTCGGGGGACTTCGAGGAGGTCTCGGTCACGGACTCCCTGCGGGTCCTGCGCCGCCGGGGCTGA
- a CDS encoding ATP-binding protein, translated as MNQATDLYPAVLATSYRMGFTVGEHSAGHMRRILRMFLTRWELDLLADPATLALTELVANVVRHVPGRRCSVLMLREPYGLRVEVSDAVPGAVFAKLAGPLEESGRGLALVEALTDRWGVDETAGGKTVWFECDA; from the coding sequence ATGAATCAGGCAACAGACCTCTACCCTGCGGTACTTGCGACGAGCTACCGCATGGGGTTCACCGTCGGTGAGCACTCCGCCGGTCACATGCGCCGCATCCTGCGCATGTTCCTCACGCGTTGGGAACTCGACCTGCTCGCCGACCCGGCGACCCTCGCGCTCACCGAGCTCGTCGCCAACGTCGTCCGGCACGTACCCGGCCGGCGGTGCTCCGTGCTCATGCTGCGCGAGCCGTACGGGCTCCGGGTGGAGGTCTCGGACGCCGTCCCCGGGGCCGTCTTCGCGAAGCTCGCCGGTCCGCTGGAGGAGAGCGGGCGGGGGCTCGCGCTCGTGGAGGCCCTCACGGACCGGTGGGGGGTCGACGAGACGGCCGGCGGCAAGACGGTCTGGTTCGAGTGCGACGCGTAG
- a CDS encoding helix-turn-helix transcriptional regulator, translated as MVNIRSLDPSASPLDYFGSELRRLREEAGLNQEQLGDIVFCTASLIGQIETAKKVPTREFSERLDAALLTGGVFSRLVGLVLKSQLPTWFQPYADMEAKATYISTYQSQLVYGLLQTEEYARAVLSVENPGRLDEMVAARMERQRILEREHPPVLCVVLDEAVLYREIGGAEVMRNQLAHLLGFLDHPWIQVQVLPFEVGQHSAMMGSFNLLRFDDDPDLFYAPVYGGGHLTADPQVIRERSVSYARLQASALSREDSAALIKRVMEERYGHQPGPAVA; from the coding sequence GTGGTCAACATCCGCAGCCTGGATCCCAGCGCCTCGCCGCTGGACTACTTCGGATCGGAACTCCGCCGCCTGAGAGAGGAGGCGGGCCTCAATCAGGAGCAGTTGGGTGACATCGTCTTCTGCACGGCCTCGCTCATCGGCCAGATAGAGACGGCCAAGAAGGTCCCCACGCGCGAGTTCTCGGAACGGCTGGACGCGGCACTGCTGACGGGAGGCGTGTTCTCGCGGTTGGTGGGGCTGGTGCTGAAGAGCCAGCTGCCGACGTGGTTCCAGCCGTACGCGGACATGGAAGCGAAGGCGACGTACATCTCGACGTACCAGTCGCAACTGGTCTACGGCCTGCTGCAGACGGAGGAGTACGCACGGGCGGTGCTGAGCGTCGAGAACCCGGGGCGACTGGACGAGATGGTGGCGGCTCGGATGGAGCGCCAGCGCATCCTCGAACGGGAGCATCCGCCGGTGCTGTGTGTCGTGCTCGACGAGGCGGTGCTGTACCGGGAGATCGGTGGGGCCGAGGTCATGCGGAACCAACTCGCCCACTTGTTGGGTTTCCTGGACCATCCGTGGATCCAGGTGCAGGTGCTTCCCTTCGAGGTGGGACAGCACTCGGCGATGATGGGTTCGTTCAACCTTCTCCGCTTCGACGACGACCCGGACCTCTTCTATGCGCCGGTCTACGGCGGGGGCCACTTGACCGCCGATCCGCAAGTGATCAGGGAGCGGTCCGTCAGCTACGCTCGGCTGCAAGCCTCGGCCCTCTCCCGGGAGGACTCGGCGGCGCTGATCAAACGCGTGATGGAGGAGCGGTATGGGCACCAGCCAGGACCTGCGGTGGCGTAA
- a CDS encoding DUF397 domain-containing protein: MGTSQDLRWRKSSYSGSDGGDCVECAPLGTANWRKSSRSGPNGGECIEFADLTAHIAVRDSKNPEGPAFLATPAAFTAFVSAAAEGRIGGR; encoded by the coding sequence ATGGGCACCAGCCAGGACCTGCGGTGGCGTAAGTCGTCCTACAGCGGATCCGATGGCGGCGACTGCGTCGAGTGCGCCCCGCTCGGCACTGCCAACTGGCGCAAGTCCTCCCGCAGCGGTCCCAACGGCGGTGAATGCATCGAGTTCGCCGACCTCACCGCCCACATCGCCGTCCGTGACTCCAAGAACCCCGAAGGCCCCGCCTTCCTCGCCACCCCCGCCGCCTTCACGGCCTTCGTGAGCGCCGCCGCCGAAGGGCGTATCGGCGGTCGCTGA
- a CDS encoding DUF4259 domain-containing protein, translating into MGTWDIGPFDNDTAADFSYRVDEAPAEKKAEVLRTAFREVIETGDAYLDADLADEAIASAALVAAQCPGGDPVTTAYGPKDPLPPLPADLRPQAVAALDRVLTEPSELLELWEESDGEQWKTGVRKLRAVLDGAGTGPVS; encoded by the coding sequence ATGGGCACCTGGGACATCGGCCCCTTCGACAACGACACCGCCGCCGACTTCTCGTACCGGGTGGACGAGGCTCCGGCGGAGAAGAAGGCGGAGGTGCTGCGTACGGCCTTCCGCGAGGTGATCGAGACCGGCGACGCCTACCTGGACGCGGACCTGGCGGACGAGGCGATCGCCTCGGCGGCCCTGGTCGCGGCCCAGTGCCCCGGCGGCGACCCCGTCACCACCGCGTACGGCCCGAAGGACCCCCTGCCGCCTCTCCCGGCCGACCTGCGCCCGCAGGCCGTGGCGGCCCTGGACCGGGTCCTCACCGAGCCCTCCGAACTCCTCGAACTCTGGGAGGAGTCGGACGGCGAGCAGTGGAAGACGGGGGTACGGAAGCTGCGCGCGGTCCTGGACGGAGCGGGCACGGGACCGGTCTCCTGA
- a CDS encoding endonuclease/exonuclease/phosphatase family protein, which translates to MRASFRALLAALFSIGLLLTAGTGPAQADEVTPENAKPLRFISYNVCGASCPLSEGTRTEQEMVAIRSAWVSGLVAEIDAWDTDLVMLQELCYGQWKLIRDALAPQRGGEDSYDSVWGASLASASDCDQWDPVDRRFGLAIFSKGQGSIVDGTRSVTFLPEVPTAPTEDRILLCAQAGLEGRTARACNTHIDFHDATTALQIPEVAELVEAGRQGGEPVVLAGDFNQVPEHADMNTLYNHGAGSAGRFQEVDENDKEQFTDVDCPQTADRCRSGEATASTTCSDHTTETSKIDYVFLSYEWFKTVQGDALPCTQGLSDHHLLRGAAAWEK; encoded by the coding sequence ATGCGCGCGTCGTTCAGAGCGCTGCTCGCCGCGCTCTTCTCGATAGGCCTGCTCCTCACCGCCGGGACGGGTCCCGCCCAGGCGGACGAGGTCACCCCGGAGAACGCGAAGCCGCTGCGCTTCATCTCGTACAACGTGTGCGGAGCGAGCTGCCCCCTCTCGGAGGGGACGAGGACGGAGCAGGAGATGGTGGCGATCAGGTCCGCGTGGGTGTCCGGCCTCGTGGCGGAGATCGACGCCTGGGACACCGACCTGGTCATGCTTCAGGAGCTCTGTTACGGGCAGTGGAAGCTGATCCGGGACGCGCTGGCGCCGCAGCGCGGCGGGGAGGACAGCTACGACTCGGTGTGGGGTGCGTCGCTGGCCTCCGCCTCCGACTGCGACCAGTGGGACCCGGTCGACCGCCGTTTCGGACTGGCGATCTTCTCGAAGGGGCAGGGCTCGATCGTCGACGGTACGCGGAGCGTCACCTTCCTCCCCGAGGTGCCCACGGCGCCGACGGAGGACCGGATTCTCCTGTGCGCCCAGGCCGGGCTGGAGGGCCGTACGGCCCGAGCCTGCAACACGCACATCGACTTCCATGACGCGACCACGGCACTTCAGATCCCCGAGGTGGCGGAGCTCGTCGAGGCCGGCAGGCAGGGCGGGGAGCCCGTGGTCCTCGCGGGGGACTTCAACCAGGTGCCCGAGCACGCCGACATGAACACCCTCTACAACCACGGGGCGGGTTCGGCCGGCCGGTTCCAGGAGGTCGACGAGAACGACAAGGAGCAGTTCACGGACGTCGACTGCCCCCAGACGGCGGACCGCTGCCGCAGCGGCGAGGCGACCGCCAGCACGACCTGCTCGGATCACACGACCGAGACCAGCAAGATCGACTACGTCTTCCTGAGCTACGAGTGGTTCAAGACCGTGCAGGGAGACGCCCTGCCCTGCACGCAGGGGCTGTCCGACCACCACCTCCTCCGGGGCGCGGCGGCCTGGGAGAAGTAG
- a CDS encoding cupin domain-containing protein gives MSNGNDPIALDQALASFDALWSPRIVTHVNDYDVRVAKVGGEHVWHAHDTTDEFFLVLDGELHLSLREPAGERTVRLPRGSVFTVPRGTQHKPYAPEGAAILMFEPTGTSTVGDRHDALPEHVDATTGHALDA, from the coding sequence ATGAGCAACGGCAACGACCCCATCGCCCTCGACCAGGCCCTGGCCTCCTTCGACGCCCTGTGGAGCCCCCGCATCGTCACGCACGTCAACGACTACGACGTCCGCGTCGCCAAGGTCGGGGGCGAGCACGTCTGGCACGCCCACGACACCACCGACGAGTTCTTCCTCGTCCTCGACGGCGAGCTGCACCTCTCGCTGCGCGAGCCGGCCGGGGAGCGCACGGTCCGGCTCCCCCGGGGCTCGGTCTTCACCGTCCCGCGCGGCACGCAGCACAAGCCGTACGCCCCCGAGGGCGCCGCCATCCTCATGTTCGAGCCCACGGGCACCTCGACGGTCGGCGACCGCCACGACGCGCTCCCCGAACACGTCGACGCCACGACCGGGCACGCGCTCGACGCCTGA
- a CDS encoding FKBP-type peptidyl-prolyl cis-trans isomerase codes for MGVTREVIEAGDGQNFPKPGDVVRMHYTGTLENGKKFDSSRDRGEPFVSKIGIGQLIKGWDEGVPQMSLGERAKLTITSDYGYGDRGVPGAIPPKATLIFDVELLKIN; via the coding sequence ATGGGTGTCACGCGAGAAGTCATCGAGGCCGGGGACGGCCAGAACTTCCCCAAGCCCGGAGACGTGGTGCGGATGCACTACACGGGCACGTTGGAGAACGGCAAGAAGTTCGACTCGTCCCGGGACAGGGGCGAGCCGTTCGTCAGCAAGATCGGGATCGGCCAGCTCATCAAGGGCTGGGACGAAGGCGTCCCCCAGATGTCGCTGGGCGAGCGTGCCAAGCTGACGATCACCTCCGACTACGGCTACGGCGACAGGGGTGTTCCGGGCGCCATTCCGCCCAAGGCCACGCTCATCTTCGACGTGGAGCTCCTCAAGATCAATTAG
- a CDS encoding helix-turn-helix domain-containing protein produces the protein MIVDAHSNPFELGCATEVFGLRRPEIGRELYDFRLCSPEPDILMRDGFFTLSGVAGLEATEGADTVIVPNRPDVDVPRRPAVLDAVRRAHASGARLVGFCSGAFTLAEAGVLDGRRATAHWQWADSFRERFPAVTLEEDVLFVDDGDILTAAGSAAALDLGLHIVRRDHGAEIANAVSRRLVFAAHRDGGQRQFIERPVPDFPDESLAPVLAWAQARLDEPLTVATLAARASVSPATLHRRFRVQLGTTPLAWLTGERIALACRLIERGEARLDAVARSSGLGTAAHLRALMRRETGLAPSEYRRRFGPGPGPGPGIGAGR, from the coding sequence GTGATCGTCGACGCCCACTCGAACCCCTTCGAGCTCGGCTGCGCCACCGAGGTCTTCGGTCTGCGCCGGCCCGAGATCGGCCGCGAGCTGTACGACTTCCGCCTCTGCTCGCCCGAGCCGGACATCCTCATGCGGGACGGCTTCTTCACCCTCTCCGGGGTCGCCGGCCTGGAGGCGACCGAAGGGGCGGACACCGTGATCGTCCCCAACCGCCCCGACGTCGACGTGCCCCGCCGCCCGGCGGTCCTCGACGCCGTCCGGCGCGCGCACGCGAGCGGTGCGCGGCTCGTCGGGTTCTGCAGCGGTGCCTTCACGCTCGCCGAGGCCGGGGTGCTCGACGGGCGGCGGGCCACCGCGCACTGGCAGTGGGCGGACTCCTTCCGGGAGCGCTTCCCCGCCGTGACGCTCGAAGAGGACGTCCTCTTCGTCGACGACGGAGACATCCTCACCGCGGCCGGCAGCGCCGCCGCGCTCGACCTCGGACTGCACATCGTCCGCCGTGACCACGGCGCGGAGATCGCCAACGCCGTCAGTCGCCGCCTTGTCTTCGCGGCGCACCGGGACGGCGGGCAGCGGCAGTTCATCGAGCGCCCCGTGCCCGACTTCCCCGATGAGTCCTTGGCCCCGGTCCTGGCCTGGGCGCAGGCGCGCCTCGACGAGCCCCTGACGGTGGCCACCCTCGCGGCGCGCGCCTCCGTCAGCCCCGCGACCCTGCACCGCCGTTTCCGGGTGCAGTTGGGGACCACGCCGCTGGCCTGGCTCACGGGGGAGCGGATCGCCCTGGCCTGTCGGCTCATCGAGCGGGGCGAGGCGCGCCTCGACGCGGTCGCGCGAAGCAGCGGGCTCGGTACGGCCGCGCATCTGCGCGCGCTGATGCGCCGGGAGACGGGCCTCGCCCCCTCGGAGTACCGGCGACGATTCGGCCCCGGCCCCGGCCCCGGCCCCGGGATCGGGGCAGGCAGGTGA
- a CDS encoding acyl-CoA dehydrogenase — MGIAITHEQRELARSVRGWLTRAVPPEEVRKHLDVPDTATGRPAYWDAAAEQGLLGLHLPEGYGGGGGDLGDLVVVVEEAARALLPGPYLPSVLAAELLRRAGDGELAGALAGEKRIGERIGELAAALAGGERVGAVALGGTGSLTAVRTASGYLLDGTAPPVLGGAQADLVILRAATADGSVWLAVDADGLVVRPHESADPTRPTAEITARARHVPAARELALDTALVHDLAAVLFAADACGTAARAVETAAEHARTREQFGRPIGQFQGVKHLCADMLVRLEQARALTWDAARAGDEQARDLVRDAARAGDDEARAGGDEARAGGDEARAGDDEARSLTAALAAATALDTAFTCAKDCIQILGGTGFTWEHDAHLLLRRALVARQLLGTGDRHRLAALRLAAGGVRRGLRLDLPAEADPYRRAAREAVAPAVGLDPAAARRALAPTGYAAPHLPEPYGLGAGPLQQLAVQRELDEAGITVAGLGIATWVVPSLLAHGTRAQQDEHLGPTLRGERLWCQLFSEPGAGSDLASLRTRAERTEDGRWRINGQKVWTSAAQWAHHGILLARTDPAAPKHKGLTYFLVDMRNTPGIDVRPLKEITGESLFNEVWFDDAILPADAVVGEVDDGWRVARNTLGNERVHMADQVAFDTGLEAVIAEADRVDSSVRVRIGALLAEAHALACIGLRTTLLQVSGLEPGAGASVRKLVQTLHQQKLAELTLELLGPEGAVREGPGERAVHGLLMSRCLTIAGGTTQVQLNVVAERLLGLPRD, encoded by the coding sequence ATGGGCATCGCCATCACGCACGAACAGCGGGAGCTCGCCCGATCCGTCCGGGGCTGGCTCACCCGCGCCGTACCTCCCGAGGAGGTCCGCAAGCACCTCGACGTCCCCGACACCGCCACCGGCCGCCCGGCGTACTGGGACGCCGCCGCCGAGCAGGGGCTCCTCGGGCTGCATCTTCCCGAGGGGTACGGGGGAGGGGGCGGCGACCTCGGGGATCTCGTCGTGGTCGTGGAGGAGGCGGCCCGGGCGCTGCTCCCGGGGCCGTACCTCCCCTCCGTACTCGCCGCCGAGCTGCTTCGACGGGCCGGGGACGGGGAGCTCGCCGGCGCCCTCGCGGGCGAGAAGCGGATCGGGGAGCGGATCGGGGAGCTCGCCGCCGCACTCGCAGGCGGGGAGCGGGTCGGGGCCGTCGCCCTGGGGGGTACGGGGAGCCTCACCGCCGTCCGTACCGCGAGCGGCTACCTCCTCGACGGCACCGCGCCCCCCGTCCTCGGCGGCGCCCAGGCCGATCTCGTCATCCTGCGCGCCGCCACCGCCGACGGCTCCGTCTGGCTCGCCGTCGACGCCGACGGGCTCGTGGTCCGGCCCCACGAGAGCGCCGACCCCACCCGCCCCACCGCCGAGATCACCGCCCGGGCCCGTCACGTCCCCGCCGCTCGCGAGCTCGCCCTCGACACCGCCCTCGTCCACGACCTCGCCGCCGTCCTCTTCGCCGCCGACGCCTGCGGCACCGCCGCCCGCGCCGTCGAGACCGCCGCCGAACACGCCCGTACCCGCGAACAGTTCGGCCGCCCCATCGGACAGTTCCAGGGCGTCAAACACCTCTGCGCCGACATGCTCGTCCGGCTCGAACAGGCCCGCGCCCTCACCTGGGACGCCGCAAGGGCCGGTGACGAACAGGCCCGCGACCTCGTCCGCGACGCCGCCAGGGCCGGTGACGACGAGGCCCGCGCCGGAGGCGACGAGGCCCGCGCCGGAGGCGACGAGGCCCGCGCCGGTGACGACGAGGCCCGGTCCCTCACCGCCGCGCTCGCCGCCGCCACCGCCCTCGACACCGCGTTCACCTGCGCCAAGGACTGCATCCAGATCCTCGGCGGCACCGGCTTCACCTGGGAGCACGACGCCCACCTGCTGCTCCGCCGCGCCCTCGTCGCCCGCCAGCTCCTCGGCACCGGCGACCGGCACCGGCTCGCCGCCCTCCGGCTCGCCGCCGGCGGCGTCCGGCGCGGTCTCCGGCTCGATCTGCCGGCCGAGGCCGACCCGTACAGGAGGGCGGCCCGCGAGGCCGTCGCCCCCGCCGTCGGACTCGACCCCGCCGCCGCCCGCCGCGCCCTCGCCCCCACCGGCTACGCCGCCCCGCACCTCCCGGAGCCGTACGGACTCGGCGCGGGCCCCCTCCAACAGCTCGCCGTCCAGCGTGAACTCGACGAGGCCGGGATCACCGTCGCCGGGCTCGGCATCGCCACCTGGGTCGTGCCATCCCTCCTCGCCCACGGCACCCGCGCCCAGCAGGACGAGCACCTCGGCCCCACCCTGCGCGGCGAGCGCCTCTGGTGCCAGCTCTTCTCCGAGCCCGGCGCGGGATCCGACCTCGCCTCCCTCCGTACGCGGGCCGAGCGCACCGAGGACGGACGCTGGCGGATCAACGGCCAGAAGGTGTGGACGAGCGCCGCCCAATGGGCCCACCACGGCATCCTGCTCGCCCGTACCGACCCGGCCGCCCCCAAGCACAAGGGCCTCACCTACTTCCTCGTCGACATGCGGAACACCCCCGGGATCGACGTACGGCCGCTCAAGGAGATCACCGGGGAGTCCCTCTTCAACGAGGTCTGGTTCGACGACGCGATCCTCCCCGCCGACGCCGTCGTCGGCGAGGTCGACGACGGCTGGCGGGTCGCCCGCAACACCCTCGGCAACGAGCGCGTCCACATGGCCGACCAGGTCGCCTTCGACACCGGCCTCGAAGCCGTCATCGCCGAGGCGGACCGGGTCGACAGCTCCGTACGGGTACGGATCGGCGCCCTGCTCGCCGAGGCGCACGCGCTCGCGTGCATCGGCCTGCGCACCACCCTGCTCCAGGTGTCCGGGCTCGAACCCGGTGCGGGCGCCAGCGTCCGCAAGCTCGTCCAGACCCTCCACCAGCAGAAACTCGCCGAACTCACCCTCGAACTCCTCGGCCCCGAAGGCGCCGTGCGCGAGGGCCCCGGCGAACGGGCCGTCCACGGCCTGCTCATGTCCCGCTGCCTCACCATCGCGGGCGGCACCACACAGGTACAGCTCAATGTCGTCGCCGAGCGGCTGCTCGGCCTGCCGAGAGACTGA
- a CDS encoding lipid-transfer protein yields MTTKAYVVGVGMTKFEKPETRDWQYWDMVKEAGTAALADAGVPYARVEQAAVGYCFQASTAGQRAVYELGLSGIPVYNLNNNCATGSTALMTARQFVEGGIADCVLAVGFEKMSRGALGGGSGAGDFRTSPVARHYGIMAAAHGFEASPPTAQIFGNAAREHMERYGTTEVQLAAVGAKNHQHSVNNPNAQFQDVYTVDEILAAKTVHRPLTKLQCSPTSDGAAAALVVSERFVDAHGLRDRAVEIAGQAMTTDTEESFASGSCIDAVGRPMSRAAARQAYERSGLGIEDVDVIELHDCFSINELLTYEALGMCEEGASGKLVESGATTYGGRWVVNPSGGLISKGHPLGATGLAQAAELVWQLRGEAGARQVAGARVGLAHNIGLGGAAVVTLLRRA; encoded by the coding sequence ATGACCACCAAGGCGTACGTCGTCGGTGTCGGGATGACCAAGTTCGAGAAGCCCGAGACCCGTGACTGGCAGTACTGGGACATGGTCAAGGAGGCCGGAACCGCCGCCCTCGCCGACGCCGGCGTCCCCTACGCGCGCGTGGAGCAGGCCGCCGTCGGCTACTGCTTCCAGGCCTCCACCGCCGGACAGCGCGCCGTGTACGAACTCGGGCTCTCCGGCATCCCCGTCTACAACCTCAACAACAACTGCGCGACCGGCTCCACCGCCCTCATGACCGCCCGCCAGTTCGTCGAGGGCGGCATCGCCGACTGCGTCCTCGCCGTCGGCTTCGAGAAGATGAGCCGGGGCGCGCTCGGCGGCGGATCGGGGGCCGGCGACTTCAGGACGTCTCCGGTCGCCCGGCACTACGGCATCATGGCCGCAGCCCACGGCTTCGAGGCGTCCCCGCCCACCGCGCAGATCTTCGGCAACGCCGCCCGCGAGCACATGGAGCGGTACGGGACGACCGAAGTGCAGCTCGCGGCCGTCGGCGCCAAGAACCACCAGCACTCGGTGAACAACCCCAACGCCCAGTTCCAGGACGTCTACACGGTCGACGAGATCCTCGCCGCGAAGACCGTCCACCGGCCGCTCACCAAGCTCCAGTGCTCGCCCACCTCCGACGGCGCGGCGGCGGCCCTCGTCGTCTCCGAGCGCTTCGTCGACGCACACGGGCTGCGGGACCGGGCGGTGGAGATCGCCGGACAGGCCATGACCACCGACACCGAGGAGTCCTTCGCCTCGGGCTCCTGCATCGACGCCGTCGGCCGCCCGATGTCCCGGGCCGCCGCCCGGCAGGCGTACGAGCGCTCCGGGCTCGGCATCGAGGACGTCGACGTGATCGAACTGCACGACTGCTTCTCCATCAACGAACTCCTCACGTACGAGGCGCTCGGCATGTGCGAGGAGGGCGCGTCCGGCAAGCTCGTCGAGTCCGGCGCCACGACGTACGGCGGCCGCTGGGTCGTGAACCCCTCCGGCGGCCTCATCTCCAAGGGCCACCCGCTGGGCGCGACGGGCCTCGCGCAGGCGGCCGAACTCGTCTGGCAGCTCCGGGGCGAGGCGGGGGCCCGGCAGGTCGCGGGGGCGCGGGTCGGGCTCGCGCACAACATCGGCCTGGGCGGCGCGGCGGTGGTGACGCTGCTGCGCAGGGCGTAG